One genomic region from Nostoc sphaeroides encodes:
- a CDS encoding glycosyltransferase, protein MRKLYFLLPGTDGKFACGGLWAELKALNLAQNFCSADVVTYRQREKDKLFLDDLLKEKDLNDVIFLINWGFDIAQLVAKLKQYNVIYHAHSAGYPFRLPASIPIITVSRYTMGYWGEKSPNSLIYYLPNQISDEFQNLGLERDIDVLVQARKSSEYLIKELIPALQKHCKVLVVDSYIEDLPGLFNRAKVYLYDSAEYWAQQGVSEGFGLQPMEALACGCQVFSSVNGGLADYLDPGFNCYKIAGYSQEYDVQRILKVIDSSRGLSLSEEFFAEYRTENIIKRFQVILDELNEFFDHKIQQPSNIKSLTKIRMAKLFFQRIYGKLRKKYFK, encoded by the coding sequence ATGAGAAAACTTTACTTCTTACTCCCCGGTACAGATGGCAAATTTGCCTGTGGTGGTCTTTGGGCTGAGTTAAAAGCACTTAATCTGGCTCAGAATTTCTGTAGTGCTGATGTTGTAACTTACCGTCAGCGAGAAAAAGATAAGCTTTTTCTTGATGATTTGCTAAAAGAGAAAGATTTAAATGATGTAATTTTTCTGATTAATTGGGGATTTGATATCGCTCAACTTGTGGCTAAACTGAAGCAATACAATGTCATTTACCATGCACATAGTGCAGGTTATCCATTTAGGCTACCTGCAAGTATTCCGATCATCACTGTTAGCCGCTATACAATGGGATATTGGGGAGAAAAATCACCCAACTCTCTGATTTACTATTTGCCCAATCAAATTTCTGATGAGTTTCAAAATTTAGGACTGGAACGGGATATTGATGTTTTAGTTCAGGCTCGGAAGTCTTCTGAGTATTTAATTAAAGAATTGATTCCAGCGTTACAAAAACATTGTAAAGTATTGGTTGTTGATTCATACATAGAGGATTTACCTGGACTTTTTAACCGAGCCAAGGTTTACCTATATGATTCGGCTGAGTACTGGGCACAACAGGGTGTTAGTGAAGGATTTGGTCTACAACCAATGGAAGCTCTTGCTTGTGGTTGTCAAGTATTTTCTAGTGTCAACGGGGGACTGGCTGATTACTTAGATCCGGGGTTTAATTGCTATAAAATTGCTGGATATTCACAAGAATATGATGTCCAACGGATTCTGAAGGTGATTGATTCTTCAAGAGGTTTGAGTCTGTCTGAAGAATTTTTTGCTGAATATCGAACTGAAAATATTATTAAGCGTTTCCAAGTTATTCTGGATGAGTTAAATGAGTTTTTTGACCATAAGATACAGCAACCATCTAATATTAAGAGTTTGACGAAAATACGGATGGCGAAATTATTCTTTCAGAGGATATATGGAAAGCTGAGGAAGAAATATTTTAAGTGA
- the rfbB gene encoding dTDP-glucose 4,6-dehydratase: MIRRLLVTGGAGFIGANFVHHWCQVYPDDRVVVLDALTYAGNRLNLALVEGRENFRFVQGDICDRTIIDELLSTENIDTIAHFAAESHVDRSILGPAAFVQTNVVGTFTLLEAFRKHWEAKAQPCNYRFLHVSTDEVYGSLGPDDPAFCETTPYAPNSPYSASKAGSDHLVRAYYHTYNLPTIITNCSNNYGPYQFPEKLIPLMCINTLISKPLPIYGDGKNVRDWLYVGDHCGALDVVINHGKPGETYNIGGNNEVENINLVQLLCQMMDELAPDLPVRPAKHLITFVKDRQGHDRRYAINANKIKTHLGWTPSVTIAEGLRLTVEWYLNHRDWWEPLLSTEYQAYYRKNYL; the protein is encoded by the coding sequence ATGATTCGGCGGTTATTAGTTACTGGGGGTGCGGGGTTTATTGGGGCAAATTTTGTGCATCACTGGTGTCAGGTTTATCCAGATGACCGGGTGGTGGTGTTGGATGCGCTTACCTACGCGGGAAATCGTCTGAATTTGGCGCTGGTTGAGGGAAGAGAGAATTTTCGGTTTGTGCAGGGGGATATTTGCGATCGCACCATCATAGACGAGTTATTATCAACCGAAAATATAGATACCATCGCCCATTTTGCTGCTGAATCTCATGTTGATCGTTCAATTCTTGGGCCGGCTGCTTTTGTCCAAACTAATGTTGTAGGAACTTTCACCCTACTTGAAGCTTTTCGGAAACATTGGGAGGCTAAAGCACAGCCATGTAATTATCGTTTTCTACACGTTTCTACTGATGAAGTCTACGGTAGTTTAGGCCCAGATGATCCAGCTTTTTGTGAAACGACACCTTACGCTCCCAATAGTCCCTATTCAGCCTCAAAAGCCGGTAGTGATCACTTAGTGCGTGCTTATTATCATACTTACAACCTCCCGACAATTATCACAAATTGCTCTAATAATTACGGCCCTTATCAGTTTCCTGAAAAGCTAATTCCCCTAATGTGCATCAACACTTTGATAAGTAAGCCATTACCTATTTATGGTGATGGTAAAAATGTGCGCGATTGGCTTTATGTGGGTGATCATTGTGGTGCTTTAGATGTGGTAATCAATCACGGTAAACCAGGGGAAACATACAATATTGGTGGCAACAATGAGGTAGAAAATATCAACCTGGTGCAACTTTTGTGTCAGATGATGGATGAATTAGCACCTGATTTACCAGTACGTCCAGCAAAACATTTGATTACTTTTGTTAAGGATAGACAGGGACATGACAGGAGATATGCAATTAATGCGAACAAGATTAAAACTCACCTTGGTTGGACACCTTCAGTAACAATTGCCGAGGGTTTACGTTTAACTGTTGAATGGTATCTCAATCATCGTGATTGGTGGGAACCTCTGCTTTCTACAGAATATCAAGCTTACTATCGCAAAAATTATCTGTAG
- a CDS encoding addiction module antidote protein, with protein sequence MRNFRTLDEFEEEYFRKHPEEIDDYLTEIFQEYAEDNDSGALLASLRVVARVRGISEIAEQIGMTRRGLQKALSSNGNPRLENVNSIMKALGYCLTPTTTNQGSRGDSNMSQKLAPAKVPTPGKILSRELEARGWTQKDLAEIMGRPVQTINEIIRGSKQITPETAIELSQALGTSPEFWTNLEAKYRLHLVGKEKKEQDIARKSRLYTIAPISELIKNKWIQATDSIDDLEREICNFFGISSLDETLQLDVNFRCSKHREPEETSRIAWVKRVENLAKQQAVASFERKKLEAAIPEILACAKQVESIVQIPKLLADLGVHFIIVPHLSKTYLDGAAFYLNSNPVIALTLRYDRIDSFWFTLMHELAHIVLGHQGAYLDNLDALEENDEERAANEKAADWLINPQTLNEFIIRNKKVFSRKVIEEFAQNQNRHPGIILGRLHYYKLVPYKNLKPLLVGVSPILGNSTDNFCDSKLDIL encoded by the coding sequence ATGAGAAATTTTAGAACACTTGATGAATTTGAAGAAGAGTACTTCCGCAAGCACCCGGAAGAAATCGATGATTATTTGACCGAGATATTTCAGGAATATGCAGAAGACAACGATTCTGGTGCGTTATTGGCATCCTTGCGCGTCGTTGCTCGTGTACGAGGAATTAGTGAGATAGCCGAGCAAATAGGCATGACACGCCGGGGATTGCAAAAAGCCTTATCCAGCAATGGCAACCCGCGCCTTGAAAACGTCAATTCCATCATGAAGGCGCTGGGATATTGTCTCACCCCGACTACCACTAACCAAGGCAGCAGGGGAGACAGCAATATGAGCCAGAAGCTAGCACCAGCAAAAGTACCAACACCAGGAAAAATTTTAAGTCGAGAATTAGAAGCCCGTGGCTGGACACAGAAAGATTTAGCAGAAATTATGGGGCGTCCAGTTCAAACCATCAATGAAATTATTCGCGGAAGCAAGCAAATTACACCTGAAACAGCTATCGAACTCTCCCAAGCCTTGGGTACTTCTCCAGAGTTCTGGACAAATCTTGAAGCAAAGTATCGGCTTCATCTAGTAGGAAAAGAAAAAAAGGAGCAAGATATAGCTCGTAAAAGCCGATTGTATACAATTGCCCCCATCTCTGAACTAATCAAAAATAAGTGGATTCAAGCAACAGATTCGATTGATGACTTAGAACGGGAAATCTGTAATTTTTTCGGCATATCTTCCTTAGATGAAACACTCCAGCTAGACGTTAATTTTCGTTGTTCCAAGCATCGAGAGCCAGAGGAAACTTCTCGCATAGCTTGGGTAAAACGAGTTGAAAACCTAGCGAAACAACAAGCAGTTGCTAGTTTTGAACGCAAAAAACTTGAGGCTGCTATCCCTGAAATTCTTGCTTGTGCTAAACAAGTAGAAAGTATTGTGCAAATTCCTAAATTGCTGGCAGATTTAGGTGTACATTTTATAATTGTGCCGCATTTAAGCAAAACTTACTTGGATGGTGCAGCATTTTATTTAAACAGCAATCCCGTTATCGCATTGACATTGAGATATGACCGGATAGATTCATTTTGGTTTACCCTCATGCATGAGTTAGCACATATTGTATTAGGACATCAAGGAGCTTATTTAGACAACTTGGATGCGTTAGAAGAGAATGATGAGGAAAGAGCAGCTAACGAAAAAGCGGCTGACTGGTTAATAAATCCTCAGACATTAAATGAATTTATTATTAGGAATAAAAAAGTCTTTTCCCGTAAAGTGATTGAAGAATTTGCTCAAAATCAAAATAGACATCCAGGCATAATTCTTGGTCGCTTACATTATTACAAATTAGTTCCCTATAAAAATTTGAAACCATTACTCGTTGGAGTTAGCCCCATTTTAGGTAATTCTACAGATAATTTTTGCGATAGTAAGCTTGATATTCTGTAG
- a CDS encoding type II toxin-antitoxin system RelE/ParE family toxin — MDGYLRDQQGKRRILQRLRRLEQGNYGDVAPIGDGLSELRMFFGSGYRVYFGEDAENIVVVLCGGDKSTQNQDIESAKGYWKEYLSHEKF, encoded by the coding sequence GTGGATGGATATTTACGCGATCAACAAGGAAAACGACGCATCCTGCAACGCCTACGCCGCCTTGAACAAGGCAATTACGGCGATGTTGCGCCGATAGGGGATGGTTTGAGCGAGTTGAGAATGTTCTTTGGTTCTGGTTATCGCGTCTATTTCGGCGAAGATGCTGAAAATATTGTTGTAGTGCTGTGTGGAGGCGACAAAAGCACACAGAATCAGGACATCGAATCCGCAAAAGGTTACTGGAAGGAGTACCTAAGCCATGAGAAATTTTAG
- a CDS encoding serine/threonine protein kinase produces the protein MLQPEQILQDRYQIQRQLGNNGIRQTWLAKDLQASDGENSTVVVKLLAFGGTVQWDDLKLFEREAQILKTINHPRIPRYIDYFCIDDRTLWFGLIQEYIPGESLKEKLAIGERFSEKRARKIAVEVLNILIYLHELNPGVLHRDIKPSNLIWGEDNRIYLVDFGAVQDKAAREGVTFTVVGTYGYAPMEQFGGRAVAASDLYALGATLIHLLTGTSPCDLPQQDLRLQFADRVNLSPSFVSWLQKLIEPAPEQRFTNAREALNVLKSRLAIKSANKNQLLPLKEIINNSGCGINNHNETVPEEILGWNWGAFLMPWLWMWPNQVWCGVFCFIPKLSWFLAIAFGAKGNEWAWKSRRWNSIEQFKAHQRGWAIAGILIGGPVSIMMWVRAIALLKSVF, from the coding sequence ATGCTGCAACCAGAACAAATATTACAAGATCGTTATCAAATTCAACGCCAACTCGGCAACAATGGAATTCGCCAAACTTGGCTAGCTAAGGATTTACAAGCCTCTGATGGCGAAAATTCGACCGTTGTAGTCAAACTTTTGGCCTTTGGCGGTACTGTCCAGTGGGATGATTTGAAACTTTTTGAGAGGGAAGCACAAATACTTAAAACAATAAATCATCCCCGCATCCCTCGATATATAGATTATTTTTGTATCGACGATCGCACACTCTGGTTTGGCTTAATACAAGAATATATTCCTGGGGAGTCGCTCAAGGAAAAACTTGCTATTGGCGAAAGGTTTAGTGAAAAGCGAGCTAGAAAAATTGCTGTTGAGGTTTTAAATATTCTCATCTATCTACATGAGTTAAATCCAGGAGTATTGCATAGAGATATTAAACCGAGTAATTTAATCTGGGGCGAAGATAATCGGATTTATTTAGTTGATTTTGGTGCAGTTCAGGATAAAGCGGCAAGAGAAGGCGTTACTTTTACCGTTGTCGGTACTTATGGTTATGCCCCAATGGAACAATTTGGTGGTCGAGCCGTTGCGGCTTCAGACCTCTATGCACTTGGTGCGACTTTGATTCATTTGTTAACAGGAACTTCCCCTTGTGATTTACCTCAGCAGGATTTGCGGTTGCAATTTGCAGACCGAGTTAACTTGAGTCCCAGTTTTGTCAGTTGGCTACAAAAGTTGATAGAACCTGCTCCAGAACAACGATTTACTAATGCCCGCGAAGCGCTGAATGTTCTCAAATCTCGTTTGGCTATCAAATCTGCAAACAAGAATCAGCTTTTGCCGCTAAAAGAAATAATCAACAATTCTGGATGTGGGATAAATAATCACAATGAAACAGTCCCAGAGGAAATTCTCGGTTGGAATTGGGGCGCATTTCTCATGCCTTGGTTGTGGATGTGGCCGAATCAAGTCTGGTGTGGAGTGTTTTGTTTTATACCAAAGCTTTCGTGGTTTTTAGCGATCGCATTCGGTGCAAAAGGCAATGAATGGGCTTGGAAAAGTAGACGGTGGAACAGTATTGAACAATTCAAAGCGCATCAAAGAGGCTGGGCGATCGCTGGTATTCTAATTGGAGGGCCTGTTAGTATTATGATGTGGGTTCGAGCGATCGCTTTGCTCAAATCTGTATTTTAA
- the msrA gene encoding peptide-methionine (S)-S-oxide reductase MsrA, translated as MALFGFGKKAVMPTHEEALPGRAQSMSVPATHYVNKNPLQPPYPDGLEKAIFGLGCFWGAERKFWQLKGVYTTAVGYAAGFTPNPTYEEVCSGRTGHNEVVLVVFDPKVISYSELLKVFWESHNPTQGMRQGNDTGTQYRSGIYVYSENQKQLAEASREAYQQALSSAGYGKITTEILDAPEFYYAEAYHQQYLAKNPNGYCGLGGTNVSCPVGLVESQVSS; from the coding sequence ATGGCACTATTCGGATTTGGCAAAAAGGCAGTTATGCCCACACATGAGGAAGCTTTGCCAGGAAGGGCACAATCTATGTCAGTACCCGCAACTCATTATGTAAATAAAAATCCCTTACAACCTCCTTATCCTGATGGATTAGAGAAGGCAATTTTTGGCTTGGGCTGTTTTTGGGGTGCAGAACGCAAATTCTGGCAACTTAAAGGAGTTTACACCACCGCAGTAGGTTACGCGGCTGGGTTCACACCCAACCCCACTTATGAAGAGGTATGTAGTGGGCGAACCGGTCACAATGAGGTAGTGTTGGTTGTGTTTGATCCCAAAGTAATTAGTTATTCTGAACTGCTTAAAGTCTTTTGGGAAAGCCACAATCCCACCCAAGGGATGCGCCAAGGTAATGATACTGGCACTCAATACCGTTCGGGAATTTATGTATATTCCGAAAATCAAAAGCAGCTAGCAGAAGCATCGCGGGAAGCTTATCAGCAAGCCCTCAGCAGTGCAGGTTATGGCAAGATTACTACAGAAATCTTAGATGCGCCGGAATTTTACTACGCTGAAGCTTACCATCAGCAATACCTAGCTAAAAATCCCAATGGGTATTGTGGTTTGGGAGGGACAAACGTATCTTGTCCCGTGGGTCTAGTTGAATCACAAGTTAGTAGTTAG
- a CDS encoding MBOAT family O-acyltransferase, producing the protein MLFNSLEFIFLFLPISLFIFFFLGKYGYHRLAITWLVTASLFFYGWWNPRYLLLLLVSIGLNFFIGYTLNQLNSPVRKKTLLILGITANLIILGCFKYANFFVSSAADILGINFNLQNIILPLGISFFTFQQITYLVDSYRGETKDSKFVDYCLFITFFPKLISGPIVHHSEIMPQFADKTVCQFNLENMAVGITIFSLGLFKKVVFADNIAAYASPVFNTAAAGIFPTFLESWIGALAYTLQLYFDFSGYSDMAIGIARMFGIKLPVNFFSPYKATSISDFWRRWHITLSNFLRDYLYIPLGGNRKGEIRRSLNLMVTMLLGGIWHGEGWQFVFWGGLHGAYLTINHEWNVLQKKYDLKTDNWLSLKLGWFITFLAVVFGWVFFRSENMATALIIVKGMIGLNGLLFSTQIIESGLKKAFIDISILLAIVWLTPNVQEWMGKYDPVFNYEKVKKLSSNSLFWSRLQWQPNQTYALVISVLTVIALLHLTKVSEFLYFQF; encoded by the coding sequence ATGTTATTTAACAGCCTAGAGTTTATATTTCTATTTTTGCCAATTAGTCTTTTCATATTTTTCTTTCTTGGTAAATATGGTTATCACCGTTTAGCAATCACCTGGTTAGTGACTGCTTCTTTATTTTTCTATGGTTGGTGGAACCCAAGATACTTACTATTGCTTCTAGTTTCAATTGGCTTAAATTTTTTTATAGGTTATACACTCAACCAATTAAACTCACCAGTCAGAAAAAAGACACTGCTTATTTTAGGAATAACAGCTAATTTAATCATCCTTGGTTGCTTCAAGTACGCTAATTTTTTTGTTTCAAGTGCAGCCGATATATTAGGTATAAACTTTAACTTACAAAATATTATCCTGCCATTAGGGATATCCTTCTTTACTTTCCAGCAAATTACCTACTTGGTTGATTCTTACCGTGGGGAAACGAAAGACAGTAAATTTGTAGACTACTGCCTATTTATCACCTTTTTTCCTAAACTAATTTCTGGCCCTATTGTTCACCACTCAGAGATCATGCCACAATTCGCTGACAAAACTGTGTGTCAGTTCAACTTAGAGAATATGGCAGTAGGTATTACTATTTTCAGTTTGGGATTATTTAAGAAAGTTGTTTTTGCAGATAACATTGCTGCTTATGCAAGCCCAGTTTTTAATACTGCTGCTGCTGGTATCTTCCCCACATTTTTAGAATCTTGGATTGGTGCGCTAGCCTACACGTTGCAACTGTACTTTGATTTTTCTGGTTATTCCGACATGGCGATTGGGATAGCTAGAATGTTCGGGATTAAGTTACCAGTCAACTTTTTCTCACCTTATAAAGCTACCAGTATTAGCGACTTCTGGCGTCGGTGGCACATCACTCTTTCTAACTTTCTTCGAGATTACTTATACATTCCTCTAGGTGGTAATCGCAAAGGTGAGATTAGACGTAGCTTGAATTTAATGGTAACTATGCTGCTAGGAGGAATTTGGCACGGTGAAGGTTGGCAATTTGTCTTTTGGGGTGGATTGCATGGAGCTTATCTAACTATTAATCATGAATGGAATGTTTTACAAAAAAAATATGATTTGAAAACAGATAACTGGCTGAGTTTAAAACTTGGTTGGTTTATAACATTTCTCGCGGTTGTCTTCGGATGGGTGTTTTTCAGATCAGAAAACATGGCTACGGCATTAATAATTGTCAAGGGCATGATCGGATTAAATGGCTTATTATTCAGTACTCAAATTATTGAATCAGGATTAAAAAAAGCTTTCATTGATATTTCTATTTTACTTGCGATCGTCTGGTTGACACCGAATGTTCAGGAATGGATGGGTAAATACGATCCAGTATTTAATTATGAAAAAGTAAAAAAGCTTTCATCTAATAGCCTTTTTTGGTCTAGATTACAGTGGCAACCAAATCAAACCTATGCCTTAGTCATTTCAGTTTTAACTGTAATCGCACTGTTGCATCTTACCAAAGTTAGTGAGTTTTTATATTTTCAGTTCTAG
- a CDS encoding recombinase family protein: MVSHSVWIVGTSRSGKTARLVEQFCSWVQPEKQYAESFYTNKLGRKKGDAFSTRGFSRDANANAKGDRIPEFLYLKQTDPGVLVLAANDDNRRELGDIIVTSTLGKYPVRAKTPLGFFQDEVILFWPLLINSLNLKAQFPVRLRPETEQELATKLWRPQLDEEILRVAGVNESRLVRRILDLLQLAAYSGVPCEDIAQILTRGLGENTITLKPEFLASLLLDWRNWCLERGLLTYGIITELYSQHLLSDRNYQQHLTKRYQAVLADDVDDYPSVARLLFELLLDRGAVGAFSYNPDGAVRLGLGADPNYLEGLAERCRVEILTGPPPESLGDQAKQMVELLTEPMVLLSLPKTVHSIQTTSRAQLLRQTAEVIADAIQSQQVEAEEVAIIAPGLDAIARYTLVEILVKQNIQVESLNDQRPLVSSPVIRALLTMLALVYPGLGRLVDRDAVAEMLVVLSRKQQSPENSTDAMNPKDAMNRVSTTDAMNRVSTNIDPVRAGLIADYCFVPHPDRPNLLPVSAFERWDRIGYAATTAYNEILQWLEQQRSQQELRLIPSPISLLDRAIQRFLWNGSNLPYEQLAALRELLETAQHYWEIDTRLRQIAPNETTPQTTIIEFIQLLRRGTITANPYPVRPIGGARKAVTLATIFQYRSSRRSHRWHFWLDAGSPLWAKGGAATLFGAPFFLRDRLGEPWTAEDEKLAEEQRLQRILTDLLSRVSERVYLCHSDLAVNGQEQLGPLLPLVNACVTVLSETTAK; the protein is encoded by the coding sequence GTGGTTTCTCATTCGGTTTGGATTGTTGGCACTAGCCGCAGTGGTAAGACAGCTCGTTTGGTAGAGCAATTTTGTAGTTGGGTACAACCTGAGAAGCAGTACGCTGAATCATTTTATACTAATAAACTAGGACGTAAAAAAGGCGATGCCTTCTCTACGAGAGGCTTCTCTAGAGACGCTAACGCCAACGCCAAGGGCGATCGCATACCCGAATTTTTATATCTTAAACAAACAGATCCAGGAGTTTTAGTCTTAGCTGCCAATGATGATAATCGTCGAGAATTGGGAGATATAATTGTTACATCTACATTAGGAAAATATCCGGTGCGTGCCAAGACACCGCTAGGTTTTTTTCAGGATGAAGTTATTTTATTTTGGCCATTGCTAATTAACTCGTTGAACCTGAAGGCACAGTTTCCGGTAAGATTGCGCCCAGAAACGGAGCAAGAGTTAGCAACCAAGCTTTGGCGTCCCCAATTAGACGAAGAAATTTTACGTGTTGCGGGAGTGAATGAATCTCGCTTGGTGCGTCGCATTCTAGACTTATTGCAATTAGCAGCTTACAGTGGTGTACCTTGCGAAGATATTGCCCAGATTTTGACAAGGGGTTTGGGGGAAAATACGATAACTTTAAAGCCAGAATTTCTCGCCTCTTTGCTTTTAGATTGGCGTAACTGGTGTTTAGAGAGGGGGTTACTAACTTATGGGATTATTACTGAACTTTATAGTCAGCATTTGTTAAGCGATCGCAATTACCAACAGCACCTAACTAAACGCTATCAGGCGGTACTGGCGGATGATGTTGATGATTATCCTAGCGTAGCGCGTCTTTTGTTTGAACTGCTATTAGATCGAGGTGCAGTCGGGGCCTTTAGTTACAATCCCGATGGTGCAGTGCGATTGGGATTGGGAGCAGATCCCAATTACCTAGAAGGGTTAGCAGAACGTTGTCGGGTAGAGATATTGACTGGGCCCCCTCCAGAGTCCCTTGGCGATCAAGCTAAACAGATGGTGGAATTACTCACAGAACCAATGGTACTGTTGAGCTTACCAAAAACAGTGCATTCAATTCAAACCACCTCCCGCGCCCAACTATTGCGGCAAACAGCAGAAGTAATTGCTGATGCCATTCAATCACAGCAAGTGGAAGCAGAAGAAGTGGCGATTATTGCACCAGGTTTAGATGCGATCGCTCGTTATACTCTAGTAGAAATCCTCGTTAAGCAAAACATCCAAGTAGAATCGCTCAATGATCAACGTCCCTTAGTTAGTTCACCGGTCATTCGCGCATTACTCACCATGCTGGCACTAGTTTATCCCGGTTTGGGACGCCTCGTAGATCGGGATGCCGTCGCAGAAATGCTGGTTGTATTGAGTAGGAAACAACAATCACCAGAAAACTCTACAGACGCGATGAATCCTAAAGACGCGATGAATCGGGTATCTACAACAGACGCGATGAATCGCGTCTCTACAAATATTGATCCGGTACGCGCTGGTTTGATTGCAGATTACTGCTTTGTACCCCATCCCGATCGCCCCAATTTGCTGCCAGTGTCAGCCTTCGAGCGCTGGGATAGGATTGGCTATGCAGCGACTACAGCCTATAATGAGATATTACAGTGGTTAGAACAACAGCGATCGCAACAAGAACTCCGGTTAATTCCCAGTCCCATTTCCCTTTTAGACAGAGCAATTCAGCGTTTTTTATGGAATGGTAGTAATCTCCCCTACGAACAACTAGCTGCACTGCGGGAATTATTAGAAACTGCCCAACACTACTGGGAAATTGACACCAGGTTACGACAAATTGCCCCAAATGAGACAACGCCTCAAACAACTATTATCGAATTCATTCAACTACTGCGACGTGGTACAATCACCGCCAACCCTTACCCTGTGCGTCCCATCGGTGGAGCGAGAAAGGCTGTCACACTAGCAACTATATTTCAATATCGATCTAGTAGGCGATCGCACCGTTGGCATTTTTGGCTGGATGCTGGTTCACCTCTATGGGCGAAAGGTGGTGCAGCAACTTTGTTTGGTGCGCCGTTTTTCCTGCGAGACAGGTTAGGCGAACCTTGGACAGCAGAAGATGAAAAATTAGCAGAAGAACAAAGACTGCAAAGAATCTTGACAGATTTACTGTCTCGTGTATCCGAGAGAGTTTATTTGTGTCACAGCGATTTAGCAGTCAATGGACAAGAGCAATTAGGGCCGCTGTTACCCTTAGTGAATGCTTGTGTGACAGTTCTTTCTGAGACTACTGCTAAATAA
- a CDS encoding proton extrusion protein PcxA has translation MKNSVFSQKIYSFLLDTYRWYLQTPERSLNQAYDAALKIKEIEDKHFNGNKIDIDSAMYSNSVIDYFESDLKKLLKTVRMRLTELKASRWFLNEENQKAAEKAGIEFLSPSLVLEKLNFIDQVISKYTTVSAQKSSNALVVQPPNLPVDSVISDDKSLIVNNPTLPPKITTKDWETKAKPKGKVDTTGVLPRSILSTITRLQVELDPNSEQEVIQSFRQAQRRTIISIRFILLLIIVPLLTHQIAKAFVVGPLIDKFRDTEQMQIFLNSEMEEEALGELQRFEEKLQFESLIRNAPPLLPEQIEGEMKKRAVELAEEFRHESSNAIKNVFADIFSVGAFIWLLLVSKSSIAVIKDFFDRIVYGLSDSAKAFIIILFTDIFVGFHSPHGWEVLLEGVSRHWGLPANRDFIFLFIATFPVILDTIFKYWIFRYLNRISPSAVATYRNMNE, from the coding sequence ATGAAAAACTCTGTTTTTAGCCAAAAAATCTATTCTTTCTTACTTGATACTTACCGATGGTACTTACAAACTCCTGAACGTTCTTTAAATCAAGCTTACGATGCAGCATTAAAGATTAAGGAAATAGAAGATAAGCATTTCAATGGTAATAAAATAGACATTGACTCAGCCATGTACAGTAATAGCGTGATAGATTATTTTGAGTCAGACCTAAAAAAGCTATTAAAAACTGTGAGGATGCGGCTTACAGAGTTGAAAGCAAGTCGTTGGTTTTTAAATGAAGAGAATCAAAAAGCTGCCGAGAAAGCAGGTATAGAGTTTCTCAGTCCTTCTTTGGTTTTGGAAAAGCTTAACTTTATCGATCAAGTTATATCCAAATACACAACAGTTTCCGCTCAGAAAAGTTCCAACGCTTTAGTCGTTCAACCTCCAAATCTACCCGTTGACTCTGTAATATCTGACGACAAATCGCTAATCGTCAATAATCCAACTTTGCCACCCAAAATAACAACTAAAGATTGGGAGACAAAAGCAAAACCAAAGGGTAAAGTTGATACAACAGGGGTTTTACCCCGCTCTATTTTAAGTACTATCACTCGTCTGCAAGTTGAATTAGATCCTAATTCAGAACAAGAAGTAATCCAAAGTTTTCGTCAAGCTCAAAGAAGAACAATAATATCTATTAGATTTATTTTACTATTAATTATCGTACCACTTCTGACGCATCAAATAGCAAAAGCTTTTGTAGTTGGCCCACTTATTGATAAGTTTAGAGACACTGAGCAAATGCAAATATTCCTCAATTCCGAAATGGAAGAGGAAGCCCTTGGAGAATTACAAAGATTTGAAGAAAAACTCCAGTTTGAAAGTTTGATTAGAAATGCCCCGCCACTCTTGCCTGAACAGATAGAAGGTGAAATGAAAAAGAGGGCGGTTGAGCTTGCTGAAGAATTTCGTCATGAAAGCTCTAATGCTATCAAAAATGTTTTTGCAGATATTTTTTCGGTGGGTGCTTTTATCTGGCTTTTACTAGTCAGCAAGTCTTCTATTGCTGTGATTAAAGATTTCTTTGATCGGATTGTTTATGGACTTAGTGATAGTGCTAAAGCATTTATCATCATTTTGTTTACTGATATATTTGTAGGTTTCCACTCTCCTCATGGCTGGGAAGTACTCCTAGAAGGTGTATCGCGTCATTGGGGATTGCCAGCAAATCGAGATTTTATCTTCTTATTTATTGCGACATTTCCAGTGATTTTAGATACTATATTTAAATATTGGATATTCCGATATTTGAATCGGATATCGCCTTCTGCTGTTGCTACTTATCGGAATATGAATGAATAA